AATGGCTTGTTAATGACAAGCTTGCTTTAAGAGGCGGTGTTGTTTATGACCCCACACCGATTCCTGACAATACATTCGACCAGGGATGGCCTGATACAGACAGAACACTTTTCAACCTTGGATTTGGATACAAATTCACTGAAAAGTGGGAAATTGACGCTGTATTCCAGTACATAAGAAGTATTCCCACAAGAGATATTGACGGAAACTCAGAAAACCTGAACAAAGTATTTTCGGGAGAAGTTGTTGGACAGGAAGTTAAAGTTCATGTAGAAGACAACAAAGGTGTTCTTTACGGAGCAGGATTCACAGTTTCATACAAATTCTAAGACACAGCTTCTATGAAATACAAAAGCGGGCAGACTTCTGTCCGCTTTTTTTTATAAGCATCAGCTGACAGTCAGGTTCTTTCAGCTTAAAAAATTATGAATCAATAAAGCCCTCTTTTTTAAAAGCGCCGGATAATCTGATAAAATCTGATTTATAAACCGCAAAATTAAAAATTACTCTATTCTATTATAAATTTCCTTGAAATTTTTATAAATCAGAGTAATTTCTTCACTGGTTGTACAGATTAATTTTAAATAAAGGTATTAATAATTAAAATGAGCAGTAAGATTAAGCCTCAAAAAACATACGTAAACGACATAGTTCTTGTATATAAAGAAGAAATCCCTCAATTTTTTGCCAGGGTTGAAGATATTTCAGAAGATGCAAAGCCTGGATGGTTTCATCTCACCCTTCTTGTTTTAATTGTTCCTCTTCAGGAAATAACCTGGATTTTAAGGGATATTTACATTGACGGAGAAGAATTTTCAATGGAAGGCCAAAAAATGAGGATTGAAAAAATAGTTTCTCCATCTAAACCAAAACCTCCTCCACAAAAAAAACCTGGGCCAAAGAAAAAAAATCAAAAAGACAGTGGAAAAATCCTAAGCTTTCCCGGCTTAAAAAAATAAGATTAATGAAAAACTCAAAAACAATTATATCTGGATACAAAAAAAATTCCTGGTTTTTACACCCTGGTTCATGGACTGAATATTACAAAATCCAGGCCCATTAAATCATCTTTTTTATCATAATTGTTTATATTTCTATTCAAGGCCTTTTGGAGAATTTCTTTGAAAATAAAAAATATTGAAATAAAAAACCCCTTAGTTTTAGCTCCCCTTGCAGGAATAACAAACCTGCCCTTTAGAAAAATATGCAAAGCCCAGGGAGCAGGACTTGTATGCTCTGAAATGATAAGTTCCAACGGGCTTATTTACAATTCAGGCAAAACAAGATCCATGATCAAATCTTCTGAATTTGAAAAACCTCTTTCAATTCAGCTTTTTGGTTATGATCCTGATATAATGGCAGATGCTGCAAAAATGATTGAAGAAAGCTCCCAGGCTCAAATTATTGATATAAACATGGGCTGCTCAGTTAAAAAAATTTTAAAATCAAATTCTGGCTCAGCCCTTATGAAAGATCCTGAAAAAGTGGAGAAAATATTTACCAAAATAAAAAAAACTATAAATCTTCCCTTAACAGTAAAAATACGATCTGGCTGGGACAATTCTGGAAATGATGCTCTTCTTATAGCTAAAATTGCCCAAAATTGCGGGCTTGATGCCCTTGCAATTCATCCAAGAACTGCAAAACAGGGATTTTCTGGTAAAGCAGACTGGAGTCTTATTAAAAAAATAAAAAAAAGTATTGATCTCCCTGTAATTGGAAACGGTGATATAAAAACCTGGGAAGATGCTTTGAAAATGTTTGAGCAAACAAATTGCGATGCTGTTATGATAGGAAGGGCTTCAATTTCAAATCCCTTTATTTTCAGGGAAATAAACCAGGCCTTAAAAGGCGAAAAGCCCTCAGAAGTTTCAGTGGAAGAACATTTTGTTATGATGAAATTTTATTTTGAATCAACAATAAAACATTTTGGGGAGGAAACAGCCTGCAAAATGATGAGAAGCAGGCTTTCCTGGTTTGTAAGAGGACTTCCCCATAATACATTTTTTAAAGAAAAGATAAAAAACATATCAAATCATAATAAGGGTTTAGAAATTATTGAAGATTATAAATTAAAACTTGAACAAATCAATCAAGCCAATTTAAATTAAAAACCCTGATTGTCCGGCAGCTACTACGGTAAAAAAGCCGGGTTAACTCAGATTAAAGACTGATAACCGCATGATCAGCAGAAAGTTCAATAAGCTCTGCTGCTGTTGCAAGTCTTGAGCCTTCGATCAAATCATCCTGGGATATTTTCCTTGCCTGGGCACATGGGGTACAAGCAAGAACTGGAACTTCAAATTCTTGGAGATGCAATAAAAGATCTGCACATGAATCACCTGTTGCAGCATAAAGATTATCTGCAAGACCTTTTTTGGCTAAAAAAACAGCATCATCTAAAAGAAAAACTTTTACATCCCTTCCAAGCTTTTGTGCAACTGTTGCAAGATGAATTCCCCTTGTTGAACGGTTTGGATTATCAAGCCCTGCTGCTATTACAATAAGAACCTTGTCATTCATTTTATTTCTCCTTATGGGTTTGGATTGTCTTTTTTAAAGAGATGAATTAAGTAAAAAGGTTACAATTAAATTTGAATTTAAAAAGAATTAATTAATTTTATAGAAAAAATCAGGGCAAAATCAAATCTGCCCTGATTTATTAATTCATAAATTAAAGAGTGGAATCTTCAACTTTTTTTCCAACAACCATTAAAAACACTCCCAGTCCGACTATACCAACAGGAAGTGAAATCCATGGAGAAACTCCAAAACCTGTGGGCACATAACCAAATAAAAGAGCAAAACCTGCAACTGTAAGTGTATATGGCATCTGGGTTTTTACATGATCAATATGGTCTGAACCTGAAGCTGTGGAAGAAAGAATTGTAGTATCTGAAATAGGTGAGCAATGATCTCCGCATACAGCACCTGTTAAAACAGCACCCATTGAAGAGTACATAAGAGTTGTTACTTCTGTTGAAGCTCCTGAAATTGCAACTGCAAGAGGAATAATTATTGGCATTAAAATAGCATTTGTTCCCCATGAAGTTCCTGTTGCAAAGGCAATGAAAAAAGCAAGAAGAAATGTAAGAGAAGGTAAAAATGCCCCTGACAAAACATCCTTTGTTTTTGCAACAATCCATTCTGCAAGCTGCATATCAGTTATTACTGCTTTAAGTGAAAAGGCAAGTGTTAGAATTATAACAGCAATAAGCATGGTTTTAAGGCCGGCAACCCAGGCATCAACACCTTCTGAGATATTAAACTTGCCTGAAAGTCTTCCTATTATAATTGCAGCTATTGAAGAAATAAAAGAAGCCCAGGTAAGAACAACTGAAGCGTCAGCATTTCCAAAAGCTTCTCTTATTGTACCTCCTGGTTCATAGCCATTGTACCAAAGGCCCAAAACAGTAGTCACAGCAAAAAGAGAAAGAGGAACAATTGCTGCCCAGATAGAGCCGGTTCCAGGTTCATCGGGCATAAGATCCTTATCCTCTGAAATCATTGGAGTTGAACCTTTTGCAAAAACCTGACCTGTAGTTCTTGCTCTTTTTTCAGCCCTATACATTGCACCAAAATCACGTTTCATCAAAACAATCATAAAAACAAAGGCAATTGTAAAAAGCGAATAAAATCTGTAAGGAATTGTATGTACAAAGGCCACCATTGAGTTGCCTTGAATTCCAAGAGCTGTAAAAGCAGTGGCTATCAATCCAAGCTCCATTGCAATCCATGTTGAAATAGGGCAGATCGAAGAAATTGGTGCTGCTGTAGAATCAACAATATATGCAAGCTTTTCCCTTGCAATATTGTATTTATCGGTGATAGGCCTCATTGTATTTCCAACAATCATTGAGTTTGCATAATCATCGAAAAAAATAGCAATTCCCATTAGAGCAGTTGCAAAAAGAGTTGATCTTGTATCCCGGGCTTTTTTTGCTATTGCTTCTGCAATGGCCTGGGTTCCCCCGATTCTTGACATAACACCTACAAGCCCTCCAATTGCAAGACAGAAAACAATAATACCCACATTCCATGCGTCAGCCAGAGATTTTTCAACAATATACTTTGAAAAAGTATCAAGAAGCCCTGTCAAAGGGTTCCAATTGTTGACAATTGTTGCTCCGGCAAAAACACCGAGTGTTAAAGATACTATTACCTGCCTTTTCCAAATTGCAAGCACTATGGCAAGCACAGGCGGTACCAGGGCCAAAGCACCATAGGTAAAGGTTACGGCTTCTCCCTCCATAATTAAAAATCCTCCCCTTAAAAATTTATATTATTAAAACAAAATTTCTTAGCATAACTACAGGGATATTAAAAGCCAAAGAGCTTTGTTTCAATTTAAAAACAATCAGATAGAAGTTTTTTAAATCTTTAACTCCAACCAATTTTTTATTGAAAACATAAAAATCAATTTAATACTGACTTGTTTTTATAAGTCTTATCAAGAGAAGTATCATGGGCAATATAAACAATATCATCCTTTTCAAAAACAGGAGCTTTCATTTCAAAAGGCTTTGAATTTTCAATTTTTCTTTTTTCAAGAAATTTTACAATTTTTTCAGAAATACCCTCTTTCCAGTAAAATTGTTTTCCTTTTTCTTTCCTATACATTTCCCAGGCAAAGTCAGGAATTATCTTCCATAAATCTGAATAGGAAAAAGGAGCGTCTCCTGCCAAAACAATAGTTTTTCCATTTGTTCTGACTTTTACAACCTGATGACCAAAACTGTGAAATCCGGTTTTGACTATTTCTATATTTTCAGAAATTTTAAAGCTATGATTTGTAAGAATAAACCTGTCCAGGCTTTCAACAAAATAATCAGGGGCAAAATAAGTTTCTTCATTGGGCATTAAATGAAGAAGTCCTGTTATTTCATCTTTATTCACATAAATATCAGCATTTTTAAACAAAGGAAGGTTTCCTGTATGATCCCAGTGAAGATGGGTCATGATTATTTTTTTTATGTCTTTTGGAAAATATCCAAGGTCTTCAAGGGATTGTTCAAGACTTTTTTCAATTTTAAAATCAGAACCTGAACCAGGCACATGAAAAGGGCTGAATCCTGTGTCAACCAAAATGGGAGAGTTGTTTTTTTCTTTAATTAAAAAAACAAAACAAGGAATGTTTTCAATGGAAGGAAGCTTGACTCCAAGATCTTGAAACCTGACAGAAAAGTTGCCGATTTTAATTGGTATGATTTCTGGGTAATTTTTTTGCATTGGCCTGCCTTTAAAATATTTGAGAGATTAAATTTTACGGCTTAAGCTAAAATAAAATTTTAAATTATTGTTTTGCTATAAACTGGACAAAAACAGTTTAATCAAAAAAATCAGGTTTTATTTTAGCTTAACCATAAAACAGAACAAACGCTCAGTTTTTTTTAAAGGCAAAGATAATAGCTAATCCAGCAAAGAGTCAATCCTAAATTAAAAGTTTTTCAATAGGAAACATCAGGATGAAAACAAACTATGGCAGCTGTAGTACAGCTTGGGATAAATTCTCCTGAATCAGTTACTTTGATTCCAAGTTTTTCTGCACCCAAAAATTTGAAAAGCTTGATATTTTCAACAATATCTAATCCTGGATATCCAGGGCTGAATCTTTTGCTTAAACTTACCCCTGCTTTTTTTTCAAGATAATGATTTATATCTGAAGCAAAATCTTCTGCGATTCTGTTTGCAAGACCGTTTAAAAGATATCCCCGCTCAGAATCTCCCTCTTTTGAAAGTTTATCAACACTTTTAGCAACAACATTTCCTGAAGTTACAATCTGGATTCCTATAAAATCATTTTTATCATTTATATAATCAGCAATCTTAAATTGATCTTTTTTTGTTTTTATTTGAGTGGTTTTTATTGTTCCAAGCTTTTCGTCGGGATTTAAAGGATTGAAAATATCTATTGAATCATTGTTTTTTTTGCATGGAAAAATTCCTGCTGCTGCAAGAGGTTTTATAAGTTCTTCTTTTTGGGCCCTGATTTTAAGATTTTCAAACTCTTTTTTAAGTTCATTTGATTTGTTTTTAAGTTCTTCTGGCTTGAATTTCCAATTTGTAATAAAAAGATTTTTTTCTCTTATATTTATTTCACTTATTTTTTTTTCAATTATTTCAACAGGAAAGGCAGATAATTTGTTTGTATAAGCCTTGATTTTTCTTTGGGAAAGCTTAGTTTTTTCTGTATTTTCCTGGTTTTGCTCATTTATTACTTTTAAAAGTTCAATTTTATTATTCTCAATTGTTTGAGCTCTTTTTTCTCCAAGAAGTTTTCCAATAAGATTTACACTGTCCATAGCTGTTCTACAGTAAAAAACATCTGGTTTTATATCTTCATAATTTTTTGCTCCACTCATTGCAACAGATGCCGCATGTTTTAAATTTACAGGGGCTCCGCCAATAAAAACAGGGATATCAATATTTTTTTCCCTCATCATTTTAACAACTGAAAGCATATGATTTGAAGTTTGAACAAGAAGAGCACTCATTCCTATGGCATCGGCATTATACTTAATGGCTGATTCAATAAATGATTCCAAAGGAACCTGAACCCCAAGGTCAATTACCCTGTATCCATAGTTTTCAAAAAGAGTTTTTGTAAGGTCTTTTCCAATACTGTGAACATCTTGAAAAACTGTTCCAATTACAATTGTTCCTTTAAATTCAGAAACAGGGTCATCTCCCTTCATTAATTTTTCAAGGAAATTCATAACCTCTTTCATAATGTCAGCAGCTTTTAAAAGATGGGGAAGTGAAGCTTCCCCTTTTGCAAATCTTTCTCCCAAAACATTCATTGATTCCATTAAATATTCATTTATAAAATCAAGAGGTTTTATTTCTTTTATTGCAAGGGCAGCATCTTCTACAATTGAATCTGAATAAAAATATTCTTTTCCTTCAAAAACAAGACTTCCTTTTTTCCTTGATTTGAATCCGTCCTTGATTTTTTCAGATACTGTTTGGGCAGGACCAAGATCTTCATAGGAAGACCTTTTTTCAACTACCTTGCCTTTTTTTACAAGGGCAATTTCTTCTAGTTTTGCAAAGGCATCCATATCCTTTTCAAGAACAGCAGCAAGCCCAAGTTTATAGTCTTTTTCATCAAGACTTTTTACAGGAACATAATGATTTGGATTTACAATTGCTGCATCAAGGCCTTTTTTTCTTGCTTCATCCAAAAATACAGAAGTAAGGACTTTTCTCATATATGGTTTTTTTGCAAGACCGTTTGTAAGATTACTTACTCCAATTGTTGTTTTAATTCCGGGAGCAATGGCTTTTATAAGAGGAATGGAATTTAATGATTCAATTGCAAAATTCATTCCTTCAACAGATTCAGAACCTATGGGAAAAGCATTTATATCTATTAAAAGCTGGGAAGGCGGGATATTGTATTTTCCAGCTGTTTCAACAAGTTTTAAAGCTATTTCATATTTTTTTTCAGACGTTACAGCAGGGCCTTCATCATCTGCTGCAAGGGCTATATATGCAGGAGAATGAAATGCTGTTTTTTCAAGAATATAATCTGCTTTTGTTGTATTTTCATGGGATTCCATGGAAATGGAATTTAAAAGCGGACGTCCGGGATAAAATTTAACTGAATTGGAAAGTGCATCTGCATCAAAAGAATCTATACATAAAACACCTTTAAAATCATGGGTAATTCCCTGAATAACCATTGGAAGCACATCTTTTGTTTCCACCTGATTGGAATCCATGCAAACATCAAG
Above is a genomic segment from Desulforegulaceae bacterium containing:
- the dusB gene encoding tRNA dihydrouridine synthase DusB translates to MKIKNIEIKNPLVLAPLAGITNLPFRKICKAQGAGLVCSEMISSNGLIYNSGKTRSMIKSSEFEKPLSIQLFGYDPDIMADAAKMIEESSQAQIIDINMGCSVKKILKSNSGSALMKDPEKVEKIFTKIKKTINLPLTVKIRSGWDNSGNDALLIAKIAQNCGLDALAIHPRTAKQGFSGKADWSLIKKIKKSIDLPVIGNGDIKTWEDALKMFEQTNCDAVMIGRASISNPFIFREINQALKGEKPSEVSVEEHFVMMKFYFESTIKHFGEETACKMMRSRLSWFVRGLPHNTFFKEKIKNISNHNKGLEIIEDYKLKLEQINQANLN
- a CDS encoding DsrE family protein; the protein is MNDKVLIVIAAGLDNPNRSTRGIHLATVAQKLGRDVKVFLLDDAVFLAKKGLADNLYAATGDSCADLLLHLQEFEVPVLACTPCAQARKISQDDLIEGSRLATAAELIELSADHAVISL
- a CDS encoding Na+/H+ antiporter NhaC family protein is translated as MEGEAVTFTYGALALVPPVLAIVLAIWKRQVIVSLTLGVFAGATIVNNWNPLTGLLDTFSKYIVEKSLADAWNVGIIVFCLAIGGLVGVMSRIGGTQAIAEAIAKKARDTRSTLFATALMGIAIFFDDYANSMIVGNTMRPITDKYNIAREKLAYIVDSTAAPISSICPISTWIAMELGLIATAFTALGIQGNSMVAFVHTIPYRFYSLFTIAFVFMIVLMKRDFGAMYRAEKRARTTGQVFAKGSTPMISEDKDLMPDEPGTGSIWAAIVPLSLFAVTTVLGLWYNGYEPGGTIREAFGNADASVVLTWASFISSIAAIIIGRLSGKFNISEGVDAWVAGLKTMLIAVIILTLAFSLKAVITDMQLAEWIVAKTKDVLSGAFLPSLTFLLAFFIAFATGTSWGTNAILMPIIIPLAVAISGASTEVTTLMYSSMGAVLTGAVCGDHCSPISDTTILSSTASGSDHIDHVKTQMPYTLTVAGFALLFGYVPTGFGVSPWISLPVGIVGLGVFLMVVGKKVEDSTL
- a CDS encoding MBL fold metallo-hydrolase, with the protein product MQKNYPEIIPIKIGNFSVRFQDLGVKLPSIENIPCFVFLIKEKNNSPILVDTGFSPFHVPGSGSDFKIEKSLEQSLEDLGYFPKDIKKIIMTHLHWDHTGNLPLFKNADIYVNKDEITGLLHLMPNEETYFAPDYFVESLDRFILTNHSFKISENIEIVKTGFHSFGHQVVKVRTNGKTIVLAGDAPFSYSDLWKIIPDFAWEMYRKEKGKQFYWKEGISEKIVKFLEKRKIENSKPFEMKAPVFEKDDIVYIAHDTSLDKTYKNKSVLN
- a CDS encoding homocysteine S-methyltransferase family protein, with product MSGFLEAIKNQVIVFDGAMGTMIRNYNLTPDDFGGEEFEMLSDILSLSKPDIIKDIHFEYFKSGCNAVETNTFGACPLRLKEFDFKNLDDSLFPEEIRKLDLKNRSYEEIAYYMNVKSCEIAKKALEEIKNSPDYDGRPLFVVASIGPSNFVLSPTSADLHKGSWEEIEENFYVQAKGLIDGGADVFLFETQQDVLEIKAGVSGAFKAMKEKNVKIPVICQVTVNEHSRMQIFNTDIHSALTTLAFTGIDVFGINCSIGPDLMEPTIKKISQYSPLPVSVLPNAGLPESENGETVYKLSPEDLTSYLEKFVVEYGVNIVGGCCGTSPLHMKEVCSRVKGKKPFDNRKDKRLYISGPQEAVLLDSTDELIRIGERLNIRGSKKVRVAVENPDSKIDFDVLEEVVNEQSKDLGLLVLDVCMDSNQVETKDVLPMVIQGITHDFKGVLCIDSFDADALSNSVKFYPGRPLLNSISMESHENTTKADYILEKTAFHSPAYIALAADDEGPAVTSEKKYEIALKLVETAGKYNIPPSQLLIDINAFPIGSESVEGMNFAIESLNSIPLIKAIAPGIKTTIGVSNLTNGLAKKPYMRKVLTSVFLDEARKKGLDAAIVNPNHYVPVKSLDEKDYKLGLAAVLEKDMDAFAKLEEIALVKKGKVVEKRSSYEDLGPAQTVSEKIKDGFKSRKKGSLVFEGKEYFYSDSIVEDAALAIKEIKPLDFINEYLMESMNVLGERFAKGEASLPHLLKAADIMKEVMNFLEKLMKGDDPVSEFKGTIVIGTVFQDVHSIGKDLTKTLFENYGYRVIDLGVQVPLESFIESAIKYNADAIGMSALLVQTSNHMLSVVKMMREKNIDIPVFIGGAPVNLKHAASVAMSGAKNYEDIKPDVFYCRTAMDSVNLIGKLLGEKRAQTIENNKIELLKVINEQNQENTEKTKLSQRKIKAYTNKLSAFPVEIIEKKISEINIREKNLFITNWKFKPEELKNKSNELKKEFENLKIRAQKEELIKPLAAAGIFPCKKNNDSIDIFNPLNPDEKLGTIKTTQIKTKKDQFKIADYINDKNDFIGIQIVTSGNVVAKSVDKLSKEGDSERGYLLNGLANRIAEDFASDINHYLEKKAGVSLSKRFSPGYPGLDIVENIKLFKFLGAEKLGIKVTDSGEFIPSCTTAAIVCFHPDVSY